TCCTGATAAAACTCGCCCACACCAAAATGCCCTTTGGGAAATATGAAGGCTGGCACCTCATTGACCTGCCCGAATATTATGTCGTATGGTACAGTAATAAAGGTTTTCCGAAAGGAGAACTGGGAACGCAATTGCAACTTGTCTACGAATTGAAATTGAACG
The Flavobacterium kingsejongi genome window above contains:
- a CDS encoding DUF3820 family protein, with amino-acid sequence MTEQEFLIKLAHTKMPFGKYEGWHLIDLPEYYVVWYSNKGFPKGELGTQLQLVYELKLNGLEDLIRNIKKQYPKR